TCTTTGAGCGGATTCGTGAAGAACTCCGGGTGGGCAAGTCGATCAAGAATGCCGTGGTGTTGGGTTTCCAGAAAGTGACCTCCACGATTGTGGACGCCAATGTGACCACCTTGATCACCGCGGCCATCCTGATCTGGCTGGGTACCGGCCCGGTCAAGGGCTTCGGGGTGACACTTGCCATCGGTATCTGTGCCTCCATCTTCTGCGCCCTGGTGGTGACCCGTTTCCTGGTCGACCTGCTGGTGTTCCGTTTGGGCGTGACTAATATTCTGGGGCTCAGCCTCTTCCCGGAAAAGGCACTCGACTTCTTCAAGTTCCGCAAGCCGGCCTTTATCGTCTCCTGGTTGCTGGTGCTTGCCGGGGTGGTCAGCGTGGTGGTCCACCACAAGAACATCATGGGGATCGATTTCACCGGTGGTGACGAAATGACCCTCTCTTTTGATCAGCGTGTCGAAAGCGGCGAACTTGCCCAAGCCGCGGAGAGCCTGGAACTCGGTGAGGTGAATCCGGTCTACCAGACCTTGATTGGTGAAGACCGCGAGGTGCTGAAGATTCAAACACGATTCGGAGAATCCCGCAATGTCTTGGAAGGACTGCAGGCCGCCTTCCCGGAAGCCAATTTTGAAGAGCGGGGCATCAACCAGATCGGAGCCTCCGTTTCCAGTAATATCCAGCTGAATGCGTTGCTTTCCGTGCTCTGTGCGCTGGGTGGCATCATGCTTTATGTGGCCTTCCGCTTCGAGGTGGGCTATGGCGTGGGTGCAGTGGTGGCGACCATTCACGACGTGCTCATGACGATCGGTGTCTTCGTCATCTGCGGCGCTTTGGGGATCTTTGTCAGTGGCCAGTTCACCGCGCCGATGCTGGCGGCCATCCTCATGATTGTCGGTTACTCGATCAATGATACGATTGTGGTCTTCGACCGCATTCGTGAGGAATTGGAGCTGAATCCGGGGACAACCTTGCGCCAGATCATCAATATGGCGATCAGCCGTGTCTTCTCACGCTCCTTGCTCACCAGTATTACGACCCTGTTGGCGGCGGTTTCGCTCTACATCTTCGGGGCCGGCGTGATCAACGATTTCTCATTCGTCTTTATTGTCGGGATTATAACCGGCACCTTCTCTTCAATCTTCATTGCCAGCCCGGTGTTCTACTGGTGGCATAAAGGGGATCGCCGACACGTCGAAGAGCGTGAGTTGACCCCGAAGAAATACGAGTGGGAAAGCTCCAAGGCCTAACCCCTTCAATACCCATTACAATTTGTAGGAGAGGCTTTATGCTTCGACTCTCTACCATGAGGGTCGAGGGATAAACCCTCTCCTACTGTTTTAGATTCCCCGATTATACATGCACTGGACTACGATTGAAACTGACGTCGCCCGAGCTCGTGAGCTCAGTGCGCGTTTGGGTGTATCGGAAGTCATGGGGCATCTGCTCTGTCAGCGGGGGCTGACGACGGCCGAGCAGGCGGAAGAGTTCTTGCGTCCGCGTCTGGCCATGCTCGACGATCCCTTTGCCCTGCAGAACATGGATGCGGCGGTTTCACGGATCGAAGCGGCGGTTGAAAACCGGGAGGATGTGGTTGTTTTCGGTGACTATGACGTGGATGGCGTCACCAGCACGGTGCAATTGGTTAGCCTCTTGCGCATGCTCGAGCTCGAGCCGCGCTACTGCGTGCCGCGGCGTCTCGAAGAAGGCTATGGATTGAGCCGGGAGGCGATCGACCGTGTCATTGACGGGCGTCTGCCGCAGCTCTTTATCGCGCTGGATTGCGGAACCAATGCCCAGGAACCCATTGTGTATCTCCGGGAGTTGGGGATCGATGTGATCGTGGTCGATCACCACCAGGCAAAGGTCGCCGCTCCGGAGGATTGTATTTTCGTCAACCCGCATGTGAATGATCCCGAGGATGCGCCCTGGATGGACCTCTGCACGGCTGGATTGGTCTTTAAAGTCCTGCATGGTCTTCTCAAGCGCCGTCGAGAGGCGGAGGATCCGCGGGTGGCCTCGATCCAGCTCAAGGATTATCTCGATCTGGTGGCAATGGGGACGATTGCGGACCTCGTCCCGCTGCAGGGAGAGAACCGCATTCTTTCTTGGTACGGGCTGCGCCACTTGCGTGCCAATGGACGCCCCGGCGTGCGGGCCTTGGCTGCGGTCAGCGGTTTGGATGCGGCCCAGGAGCTGAGTAGCGGCGATATTTCCTTCAAGCTGGGGCCGCGGATCAATGCGAGTGGCCGGCTGGCGGATGCGGCGTTGCCGATTCAGTTGTTGCTGAGCGATTGCAGCAAGACCTGCAAGGGGATTTCGATGGAGCTGGATGAGATGAACCGTGAGCGGCAGGCGATCGAGCGGTGTATCGCCGAGGAGGCCGAGCGCCGGGCGGAAACCGAATTTGCGGATGCGCCGGGCATCGTGCTCTACGGCGAAGATTGGCATCCGGGAGTGGTCGGGATTGTGGCCAGCCGCGTGAGCCGGCG
Above is a window of Coraliomargarita parva DNA encoding:
- the recJ gene encoding single-stranded-DNA-specific exonuclease RecJ, with the translated sequence MHWTTIETDVARARELSARLGVSEVMGHLLCQRGLTTAEQAEEFLRPRLAMLDDPFALQNMDAAVSRIEAAVENREDVVVFGDYDVDGVTSTVQLVSLLRMLELEPRYCVPRRLEEGYGLSREAIDRVIDGRLPQLFIALDCGTNAQEPIVYLRELGIDVIVVDHHQAKVAAPEDCIFVNPHVNDPEDAPWMDLCTAGLVFKVLHGLLKRRREAEDPRVASIQLKDYLDLVAMGTIADLVPLQGENRILSWYGLRHLRANGRPGVRALAAVSGLDAAQELSSGDISFKLGPRINASGRLADAALPIQLLLSDCSKTCKGISMELDEMNRERQAIERCIAEEAERRAETEFADAPGIVLYGEDWHPGVVGIVASRVSRRFHKPCVILGAEGDEAKGSGRSVADVNLVDVFQRCTDLLGHWGGHPMAAGVSLPATNVPEFARRFNESLRTLYPAGLPEPSLKLAAWLSPDQLGARLLGEMDRLHPFGQGNPEPVFGIREIVLDAPPQAFGQGNFRFRLNVPEAASVAGVAWRMDDVPEAGEPIDMAVRFAWNYWRNNRYPQLTLVDWKYSS